From Prevotella sp. oral taxon 299 str. F0039:
CAGAGGTGGAAACCCTGGAGGGCTTAAAAGCCTTACCAGCTTTTAAAGGCACTGATATAGTCTTAACTCCTTTGGCTCTTTTAAGAGGCGAAAGGGGCGAACAAGGCGAGAAAGGGGAAAAGGGCGAACCTGGAGAGAAAGGAGAAAGGGGCGAACCAGGGGACAGCCACTTTACCGAGGAGCTAAACGAAGCGAAGAAAAGCTTAGAGACTCTTATAACCTCGAAGAATGACGACACAAAAAGACTTGTAACAGCTTTACAGGAACGTATAAATACACTTGTAGGCTCAAACGCAAGCGAGGCAATAGATAGCTTTAACGAGGTTATAAAGTTCTTAGGAGGCGTTAAAGATAACGACACCTTAAACGCTTTATTAGCGAAGATAAACGAGCGTTTGAACACATTAGAAACAACAAAGGTTACAACATTAGAAAATAGTGTTAGTTCTTTGCAAGAAAAGTTAACGGAGGAAACAAGCACAAGGGAAACGGCAGTAACCACGATTAACGAGACAATAACAGAGCTTAAAAATAAAAAGATAGTAGCCGAAGAGGTAACGACAACAGAGAACGGAGGCACAAGAGAACTTACTCTACAAGCAGGTAAAGTGTACGCTCTATTTGAAAACGTGGATAAATTACGAATTAAAGCAATAGCACCGCCCGAGAATACAAAAGAAGTGGCAGAAGTGATGCTTTATTTTCACACGGGGCAAAACAGCGGTAGCGGTGTTGTGACTCGTAGTGGTGACGCTCCTACGATTAGCTTTGAGGGTGTTATCCTACCTAAAGATGTAGCGGTAGAAAATAACATGTTTTATGAGGTTAGTTTTAAGTACAACCCGATAGCACGTAAATATACGGCTTTGGTTGTAAGTTGGGCTATAGCTTAACAAAGGAGGAACGAGTATGAGCAGAAGACGTTACATGGGTGGGGTTTTAGATGACCATACCATTGTAGAGAATTACACAAAGGTAATAAGCGGTTGGGGTGCGGTGCCTGAGAAAAGACATGTTAATTTTGACGAGGACACGGAAATATACGGGCATCTCGAAGGCAGTAACCGAAAAATCACGCTAGGGTCTAAAACGTCCGAGTTTGGATTTGCGACGAATACGGAGGTTGTAATAATGGGGCAATGGGGTTTTCAAGGTCGAAACCATTATTTCTTTCGCACATTGTGGAGTAAAAGAATAACTTTTAATTGGGCGGAGCCTATGATTTTCGATTTCACCATAAGCGTAAAAAATGGTCTCCATGTGTGGAATGAAGATAAAACTATTGATTGCACACTAAACGATGAAGAGAGTAAAAAACTAATTCGTTCCTTTGTCGGAAATGCGGTGCTACAATTAGCAGGGCGTGGCAAAATCGACTATATCAAAACAAGAAAATTAAAAGAGAATTAAAATATATGTGGTACAAAGAAGTCGAAGGCGTAAAGATTTACGCAACAAATAGAGTGATGATAGGTGATGCGGTCGTATTCAACCCTACCGATGAGCAGTTAGCAGAAGCAGGCTATATTAAAGAAGTGCCAAAGGAGAAAACCAAAGAGGAATTACTCACAGAAGCAAAGGCGTTGAAGCTTGCAGAGATAGAAGCATACGACCAAAGCGAGGCGGTAAATTCTTTTTATCTAAATGATACCCCCTTTTGGCTTGACAGAGAAACACGTGTCGGATTGATGCACTCAACCTCACGTCTTAAGTATTTAGGTAGAACCGATACAACGTTGTGGATTAACGGGCTTAAAATAACGCTTAATTGTGATGTTGTTATTGGTATGCTTTCACAACTTGAAGAATACGCCTTAAGATGTTTCGATACAACCGAAGAACATAAAGCAAATATAAAAAACCTTACAAGCGTAGAAGAAATTAACGCTTATGAGTATAGAGCAAATTATCCAGAAAAATTAAAATTCAAAACCTCTTAAGATATGCAAACACTTGTATTAATTAGTTTAATAACCATCGTTGTATGGTTGCTATATTCTGCCTTACGTTATGGTACTGGCGAATATGTTTCAGATAATTATTATATCACAAAGGAAAAGTGGCTTTTTTCTGTAGTGATGGTTTTAACTGCGGGGCTTTTATTTTTGCCAATGCTTTCAAAGTCGGAGGAGTACGGCTGTTTTGCTTTCCTTTCTTGTATGGGTTTAATTCTTGTAGGAACAGAACCGCACTACAAAACTTATGGGAAACTCGCCCACAACGTCGGGGCTTGTACCGCTTGCGCAAGTTCTCTTATATGGTCGGCTTTGTTTCATCCCTACATAACGGCTTGCGTGTTCTTTGCTTATTTGGCGTACTACATTGCAGTAGGTAAAAAAGTTATGTATGTAGGAGAGATCAGCGTTTTTGCTTTAGTGTATTTTAATCTTTTATATTAGTGTAAAGATATGAATGATGTAAAAACTTTTATAATAGCGATTGTTAGCGGGGTGCTTGCCCTACTTTCACCGATAAAAGACTTTATGCACGCAATGATTTGCCTATTCCTTGTAAATTTCCTTTTCGGAGTTGTTGCGGACTATTGCAACGGTGGCAAGTGGTCTATGAAGAAAGCTATGGTATTTTTTTATCACGTTTTAGTTTTCTTTTTAATTGCGTCTTGTGTCTTTTTCATAGGGCATTTCTTGCATAACGAAAACGAGGCTCTTTATAGTGTTAAAACTCTTTGCCTCGTGGCTCTATGGTTCTATACAATTAACATTCTTAAAAACTTGCGTTTAATTCTTGTACCACATACCCCGATGCACGCCCTCGTTAATTTCTTGTACTATGTGGTGAGTTTGAAGCTGGTACACAAAATACCCTACTTAAGTGATTATATAACAGAAACTAAAAACGAAGATAATGGAAATAAGAATTAACAGAATAGCAAGAAAAGAACGATATACAATTGGAAATATGTACGTTGATGATACGTATTTCTGTGATACTCTAGAAGACGCAGACAGGGGGCTTGTCGACACTATGGAGATTGACGAAATACTGGAAAACAAGCTCAAAGGAATAACAGCTATACCAACGGGAAAGTATGATGTAATTTTAACCTTTTCGCCACGCTTTAAGCGTGTATTGCCTTTGCTTTTGAATGTGAAAGGCTTTGAGGGCATAAGAATTCACGCAGGCAATACAGCGGAAGATACAGAGGGCTGTTTGCTCGTTGGAGAGAACAAAGAGAAAGGCAAAGTTATTAACAGCCGTGTAACGTTTGAAAAACTGATGTCCGTTCTTTTAAGGTGCGAGAAGAAGAAAGAAAAAGTAACTATAACAATTGAATAAATATGCCTAAAATAAAACACATGAAAGCCCCACTACCTTTCGTGGGTCAAAAAAGAAACTTTATAAAAGCCCTAACCCCTATTATAGAAAGACAACCCGACAATACTATTTTTGTAGACCTATTCGGAGGTAGTGGTTTGCTCTCTAATTTAGTAAAAGAACTAAAGCCCAACGCTAGAGTAATATATAACGATTTCGATAATTATTCAGAGCGGTTAGCCCACATAAAAGAAACCGAGGAACTCCGCCATATGATAGGGGAAAAGTTAAAGGACGTGCCTAAGTGTTCGAAAGTCAGCGAAGAGTTAAAAGCGGAGATTTGCGACCTAATAGAAGACTTTAAGGCAAAGAAAGGCTTTGTCGATATTGTTACGGTTGCCTCGTGGCTTTTATTCTCGAATAGGACCGCGGGGGATATAGACGATATCAGAGCGAAACGGAATACCTTTTATAATAGTGTGATAAAAGCACCACTTAAAGCCGATGGATATCTTGAGGGGGCGGAACGAGTTTGTAAAGACTTCCAAAAGTTGATAGACGAGTTTAAGAATGTCCCTAATGTTTTGTTTATTTGCGATCCGCCCTATATGCTCACAGAAAAAGCGCACTATAAAAAGACTTACTGGGGGCTTGGTAAGTACTTGAATCTCCTAAAAGATATGACGGGCTTAAACTCTATCTACTTCACTAGCTCAAAGAGTGGACTGCTTGACTTCTACCACTGGTGGGAGAAGAATATGCCCCAAGCAATAAAGAAGCCATATAAAATAATTTCTAATAACGTGGGTTATTTCCACGAATCTAGAGAGTACGAAGACATAATGATGTATAACGTTTAATATATAACGCAACGAAATGGATAGATATATAAAATACTTTACGGCTTTCGTTTTTTCTCTGCTTGTCGGTTTTTTTATTTCAACTATAAAGTTAAAACCAAAAACCGATGAAACGTTAAAAACTATGGTAAGGGTAAAAGTGCGCACCGATACCATAAGGATAAAAGACACTATAAGAATTAGCAAGCCTATACTTGTGAAGTCTATAGCCTTAAGAAAAGATACTATCTATCTATCTAAAGATGTATATATAGACAGCTCTAAAGTTGTTATTCCAATAGAGCAAAAGATATATAACGATAGCAGTTATACAGCGTTTGTCAGTGGCTACAACGCCCAATTAGATAGCATTCACATTCGCTCACCAACTACAATTATAAACCGAGAAATCGAAAGGACGATAACACAAACACGATTAAAACGATTTAATATGGGGTTTGTCGGTGGTGTGGGGTATGGCTTTATGTCGAAAAGTGTAGAACCATTCGTCGGGGTAGGTATTATCTATACCTTAAAATAGTTGCGGTATTTTATTTACTGCGTCCTGTTTCTTCTTATCAATGATTTTTGCGTATATTTGCGTGGTCTTTATATCCTTATGCCCTAATAGCTTTGAAACGGTATACAAATCAACATCGAGCGTTAAGAGCATAGTGGCGAAGGTGTGGCGAGCGGTGTGGAATGATATTTTTTTATTTATTCCAGCCCTCACACGCCAACTATTTAACAACTTGCCAGCGTTCCCTGATTCCCTCGGAAGGTCATAAAATACCAATCCCCCGTTGTTTTTGCGCTCTTTTAGTATCTTTGTAGCCCCTTCGGATAGGTCGAGATACTCAAGCCCCGAGGTTTTTTTTTGCACAAATGTGATGCGCTTAAAGTCTTCAGAAACTTCTGCCCATCGAAGCTTTGAAACGTCGCTAAATCGTAACCCCGTAAGACAACTAAAAAGGAAAGCTTTTGTCACACGTTCGCCCCTTTCGTAGGGAGTTGAGGCAAGCCGTTTTAATTCTTCTTGTGTTAGGTACGTCCTTTGTGATTCTTGGGCTTTTATTGCTCTTACCTTTTGGCAAGGGTTGTCCTTTATGATATCCATCTTCACCGCCTCAGCTAGTGCCCCCGATAGTCTATTCCCTAAAAGTCTTGCGGAGCTTGCCTTTAAGGGTGTCTTTTTTATAAAAGATTTGAATTCATGCTCTAAGAAATCAAAGAACCGCTCTACCCATTTAGGCGTTATTTTGGAAAGCTCTATGTCTTTATCTTTTAGGTAAACGCGCAAAATTTTACTTAGATATTTATCTATTACCGAATCTTTCCTTGCGAGTCTCGATTCGATTAAGGACATTAACGTTACCTTATTATTTTTTAGGGCTCTAAATTCTCCCGTTTGAATCTCGACTATTCGTTTTGCTTTAATTGCGTCCGCTAGTAAAAGCGTTTGCTTGTTTTTTTCTTTTGCTATTTTACTTGTTTCAGGCTGTAAATAAAGTTTTAGAAACTCATAGCTCCTCGTACCATTTACATAAATGTCGAGATATAGGCTCTTTTGCCCGTCTTTTAAGGGCTTTTCTCTAAGTCTTACTATTTCTTTTATTTTCATATTTTTGTTACTCGTGTGTTACTTTGTATTTTTGTTGTTTCTTCTGAAGTCCTGTTAAATAAAGGCTTTAAGGGGATTTGACTTATATGTTTTACAAAGGTAAAGCTTTTAGGAAG
This genomic window contains:
- a CDS encoding collagen-like protein codes for the protein MNENEILDRNDLRTIIREELTAQAQNIDALPEVETLEGLKALPAFKGTDIVLTPLALLRGERGEQGEKGEKGEPGEKGERGEPGDSHFTEELNEAKKSLETLITSKNDDTKRLVTALQERINTLVGSNASEAIDSFNEVIKFLGGVKDNDTLNALLAKINERLNTLETTKVTTLENSVSSLQEKLTEETSTRETAVTTINETITELKNKKIVAEEVTTTENGGTRELTLQAGKVYALFENVDKLRIKAIAPPENTKEVAEVMLYFHTGQNSGSGVVTRSGDAPTISFEGVILPKDVAVENNMFYEVSFKYNPIARKYTALVVSWAIA
- a CDS encoding DUF4376 domain-containing protein is translated as MWYKEVEGVKIYATNRVMIGDAVVFNPTDEQLAEAGYIKEVPKEKTKEELLTEAKALKLAEIEAYDQSEAVNSFYLNDTPFWLDRETRVGLMHSTSRLKYLGRTDTTLWINGLKITLNCDVVIGMLSQLEEYALRCFDTTEEHKANIKNLTSVEEINAYEYRANYPEKLKFKTS
- a CDS encoding phage holin family protein — its product is MNDVKTFIIAIVSGVLALLSPIKDFMHAMICLFLVNFLFGVVADYCNGGKWSMKKAMVFFYHVLVFFLIASCVFFIGHFLHNENEALYSVKTLCLVALWFYTINILKNLRLILVPHTPMHALVNFLYYVVSLKLVHKIPYLSDYITETKNEDNGNKN
- a CDS encoding DUF5675 family protein, producing the protein MEIRINRIARKERYTIGNMYVDDTYFCDTLEDADRGLVDTMEIDEILENKLKGITAIPTGKYDVILTFSPRFKRVLPLLLNVKGFEGIRIHAGNTAEDTEGCLLVGENKEKGKVINSRVTFEKLMSVLLRCEKKKEKVTITIE
- a CDS encoding DNA adenine methylase, translating into MPKIKHMKAPLPFVGQKRNFIKALTPIIERQPDNTIFVDLFGGSGLLSNLVKELKPNARVIYNDFDNYSERLAHIKETEELRHMIGEKLKDVPKCSKVSEELKAEICDLIEDFKAKKGFVDIVTVASWLLFSNRTAGDIDDIRAKRNTFYNSVIKAPLKADGYLEGAERVCKDFQKLIDEFKNVPNVLFICDPPYMLTEKAHYKKTYWGLGKYLNLLKDMTGLNSIYFTSSKSGLLDFYHWWEKNMPQAIKKPYKIISNNVGYFHESREYEDIMMYNV
- a CDS encoding DUF6808 domain-containing protein; the encoded protein is MVRVKVRTDTIRIKDTIRISKPILVKSIALRKDTIYLSKDVYIDSSKVVIPIEQKIYNDSSYTAFVSGYNAQLDSIHIRSPTTIINREIERTITQTRLKRFNMGFVGGVGYGFMSKSVEPFVGVGIIYTLK
- a CDS encoding site-specific integrase encodes the protein MKIKEIVRLREKPLKDGQKSLYLDIYVNGTRSYEFLKLYLQPETSKIAKEKNKQTLLLADAIKAKRIVEIQTGEFRALKNNKVTLMSLIESRLARKDSVIDKYLSKILRVYLKDKDIELSKITPKWVERFFDFLEHEFKSFIKKTPLKASSARLLGNRLSGALAEAVKMDIIKDNPCQKVRAIKAQESQRTYLTQEELKRLASTPYERGERVTKAFLFSCLTGLRFSDVSKLRWAEVSEDFKRITFVQKKTSGLEYLDLSEGATKILKERKNNGGLVFYDLPRESGNAGKLLNSWRVRAGINKKISFHTARHTFATMLLTLDVDLYTVSKLLGHKDIKTTQIYAKIIDKKKQDAVNKIPQLF